A stretch of DNA from Flavobacteriaceae bacterium MAR_2009_75:
GTAATTCTAAAGAAACCTTAGACCTCATATTACCATTGGTAAACGAAAATAGCCATGAAAAGTGGCACAATGAGTTCAAGAAGAAGTATGAAGTAGAATATGAGGCGGTTATCAAAAATGACATACACCCGACCAAAGAAGGGTTGACTATGGGTGAAGTTATCGAGCAAATCAATATAGCTTCGGGAAATAAAGCGGTCATAGTAACCGATGTGGGTCAGCACCAAATGATAGGTTGTAGGTACGCTAAATTTAAAGAATCGAAAAGTAATATCACTTCTGGCGGTCTTGGTACGATGGGGTTTGCACTTCCTGCGGCTATCGGTGCCAAAATGGGTGCTATGGATCGTGAAGTTGTGGCAATAATCGGTGACGGCGGTTATCAGATGACCATTCAAGAGCTTGGCGTAATTTTTCAACATAACGTTCCTGTGAAAATTGTGGTTTTGAACAATGACCACTTGGGTATGGTACGACAATGGCAAGAGCTGTTTTTTGATAGAAGATATGCATCTACAGTTATGGTGAATCCAGATTTTGTGAAAATTGCAGAGGGTTACCATATTGAATCAAAGAGAATTAGTAAAAGAGAAGACTTGCAATCGACTATTGAAGAAATGATAGCTTCTAAAAACCCTTACTTTTTAGAGGTTAAAGTTGAAAAAGAAGATAATGTTTTCCCAATGATACCATCGGGTGCTTCGGTATCCGACGTCCGTTTAAAATAATCCGAATTTAGTTTTTGGTAAAAATAAAGGTATACGGTCATGGTAGATTCAAATATTCTAGACATTCCGAAAAGTTATGAAGCAATGGTACTAAAATCGAAGGAAATCGGTTTTACGATGCCTTCTGACATCTATATAGGTGCTTTTCTTAAAACCTTGGTCGCTTCAAAACCTGATGGTGATTTTTTAGAGCTAGGTACGGGTATCGGTTTAAGTTTGGCTTGGATGCTAGATGGTATGAACGCCGAATCACATTTGACATCGGTAGACAATGATGAAAACCTGATTACTATTGCTAAAGAGTATTTTGGCAGTGATGCCAGATTAAAACTTATTTGTGCCGATGGTACTCAGTGGATAAAAAATAATTCTGATCGAAAATTCGATTTAATATTTGCTGATGCTTGGCCCGGAAAATATAGTGAGATAGATGAGATTTTAGGTATGGTCAATATCGGCGGATTTTATATTGTTGACGATATGATTACCCAACCCAATTGGCCTGACGGACATCATGAAAACGTTTCTAGATTAGTTGATTATTTAGAAAAGAAAGAAAATTTTACTTTGACCAAAATGAATTGGTCCACAGGGTTGATAATTGCGGTAAGATACAAATAAGGCGACTTCATCAGTAGCCTATGAAAATTAGTATGACTTCTCGAGCGCAGTCGAGCGGTTTTAATAAAGATTAATTAATCGACTGCGCTCGACCGATTATATGCAGTAAGTGATGAAAAAACAATGGTTTACAATATCGGTTTATTCCGAGAACAACGTTGGCCTATTAAATAGGATATCCGGTATATTTCTAAAGCGTCATATCAATATCGAGAGTCTAAACGTCTCGAAATCTGAAATCGATGGGGTTTCAAAGTTTACCATTGTCGTGAATACCACCGACAAATGGGTACGTAATATAGTAGGTCAGATTGAGAAGCAAATTGAGGTAATCAAAGCTTTTTATCATACGGATGAGGAGACGATATATCAAGAGTCTGCCCTTTTCAAAATTGCTTCGAACCTATTGTTCGACGAGAGAAGAATTCAAAATATTATAAAAGATAACAATTCGCAGATTGTTACTGTTGCCCGCGACTTTTTTGTTATTGCGAAGTCGGGTCGAAGAAACGAAATCGATGACATGTACGAACAGTTGAAACCATTTGGTATTATGCAGTTTGTACGTTCTGGCCGTATCTCGGTATCTAAAGAAGAAATGCAAATTACCGCCTTGCTTCAAGAATTTTATGAAGAGGTATAAGTAAATCAAGAAATTATCTATTAATATGTATATTTTCGTTTGGCGAAAACTATAATAACCAATAAATGAACGTTTTCCTGTACTACAGGATGAAAAGAAAAATTATTTATCTATGGCAAATTACTTCAATACACTATCGTTAAGAGATCAACTGACCCAGCTGGGAAAATGTAGGTTTATGGAAGCTTCGGAGTTTTCCGATGGTGTATCCGCTTTAAAGGGAAAAAAAATAGTAATCGTGGGTTGCGGTGCCCAAGGTTTGAACCAAGGTTTGAATATGCGTGATTCAGGTTTGGATATTTCTTATACACTTCGTGAAGGTGCAATTAAAGAAAAGCGTCAATCTTTTATAAATGCGACCGAAAATGGCTTTAATGTGGGTACGTATGAAGAATTGGTGCCATCGGCCGATTTGGTAATCAATTTAACACCTGATAAACAGCACACTAGCGTTATCAAAGCAGTTATGCCATCGATGAAAAAGGGGGCTACGCTTTCCTATTCCCACGGGTTTAATATTGTTGAAGAAGGCATGAAAATTCGAGAAGACCTGACGGTAATCATGGTAGCGCCAAAATGCCCTGGTTCAGAGGTACGTGAAGAATATAAAAGAGGTTTCGGTGTACCGACATTAATAGCTGTGCACCCTGATAACGATCCACAAGGTAAAGGTTTAGAACAAGCGAAAGCTTATGCAGTTGCTACTGGTGGTCACAGGGCAGGTGTACTTGAATCTTCTTTTGTTGCCGAGGTTAAGTCTGATTTAATGGGTGAGCAAACCATATTATGTGGATTGTTGCAAACTGGAAGCATCTTGTGCTTCGATAAAATGATCGAGAAAGGTGTTGATGCGGGTTATGCTTCAAAACTTATTCAGTACGGTTGGGAAACCATTACCGAAGGCATGAAGTACGGGGGTATCACCAATATGATGGATCGCCTTTCAAACCCAGCAAAAATAAAGGCATTCGAACTTTCCGAAGAATTAAAGGAAATCATGCGTCCACTTTTCCAAAAGCATATGGACGATATTATGACCGGCCATTTTTCAAAAACCATGATGGAAGATTGGGCCAATGATGATAAGAACTTATTGGGCTGGAGAGCTGAGACCGGTGAAACTTCGTTTGAAAAAACACCTGCCGGTGATATGGAAATTTCTGAACAAGAGTTTTATGACAATGGGGTATTGATGATCGCTATGGTTAGAGCTGGTGTTGAGTTGGCCTATGAGAGCATGACAGAATCAGGTATTATTGGTGAGTCTGCTTACTACGAATCATTACACGAAACTCCACTGATCGCAAATACAATCGCAAGAAAGAAATTGTTCGAAATGAACCGTGTTATTTCTGATACTGCCGAATACGGTTGTTATTTGTTCGATCATGCCTGTAAACCTTTATTGGCCGATTTTATGAAAAAAATCGATACCGATGTAATCGGAATTTCATATGCAGAAGGCAAAGGTCTTGGTGTAGATAACGCAAAATTGATTGCGGTAAACAAGGTATTGCGCGAGCATCCGGTAGAAGTGGTTGGTTCGAGGCTACGTGCTTCGATGACGGCCATGAAGCCCATTGTATAATTTAATATAGACCCTGTCCGGTTTTGGGCTGCCATTTTGGTGCCATCTTTCGGACAGGGTTTTTTAATATGTCATACTTTCCTAATATAGCCGACATCCGCAGTGCTGCGGAAATTATTGGCCAAGTAGCAACACAAACTCCATTGACTACGAGTATACGCCTGTCCAACGTTTATGGTGCCAACGTTTTGCTTAAGCGAGAAGACCTGCACAGGGTGCGGTCATACAAAATTCGTGGTGCGTTCAATAAAATCAGTTCGCTCACTGAGAAGGAAAGAAAAAACGGCATTGTCTGTGCCAGTGCGGGTAACCATGCTCAAGGTGTGGCGTTCGCATGTCATCATTTGGGTATTCAAGGTACAATTTACATGCCATCGGTAACTCCTAAACAAAAAATTGAGCAAACTAAAATGTTCGGTGGGCAGTGGGTCGATGCGGTTTTAGTTGGAGATACTTTTGATGATTCGTTTAATAGTGCGATGCAGTTTTGTACTGCAAATCAAAAAACCTTTATTCATCCGTTCGATGATCCCAAGGTTATAGAGGGGCAAGGTACGGTCGGACTTGAATTGTTGCAGCAATTTCAAAAACCTATCGATTATATTTTTGTAGCCGTCGGGGGAGGTGGGCTTGCCTCGGGTTTAATCGCGGTATTCAAGCAGTTGGCACCTCAGGCCAAAATCATAGGAGTGGAGCCGGAAGGCGCACCATCAATGAAAACATCAATGGAAAAGGGTCTAAATACCAAACTTTCGGCAATCGATAAATTTATTGATGGGGCCGCGGTACAAAAAGTAGGTGACCTCACTTTTGAAATCTGTAAAAACGGTCTTGCAGATATGCTTACCGTGCCAGAAGGCAAGGTGTGCCAGGTCATATTAGATCTTTACAACCGTGATGCCATCGTGGTTGAGCCTGCAGGAGCTTTAACCATTGCTGCTCTGGATAATTTTGCACAAGAAATTCAAGGTAAGAATGTGGTTTGTATTTTGAGCGGTAGCAATAATGATATCACTAGAACAGCAGAAATTAAAGAAAGAGCCCTGCTTTACGCAGAGTTAAAGCATTACTTTATAGTTCGTTTTCCGCAACGACCGGGGGCTTTAAAGCAATTTGTAGCCGAAATTTTGGGCCCAGAAGATGACATCACACATTTTGAATACTCAAAAAAATCAAGTCGCGAAAATGCTCCCGCCATTGTTGGTATTGAATTGAAACGACCAGAAGATTTAAGTCCCTTGATCGAGCGAATGAAGGCGAATAACTTTTATGGCGATTATTTAAATGATAAGCCTGATCTTTTTCAGTACCTGATATAAGAAAAATATGCTGTTCTGTGATATTGATAAAAGCACAACGATTTAATAATATTTTCAGCCTTTTCTGTTTTTTTTATTCCGTATTTTCGTTTTAGCACAAGAGAATTGTACAACACACCTATATATCATAAAATGAATAGTATTCCTGAAGAGTTTCAGATAAACGAATTTATAGAGCAGAAGAAATATTTGATCAATGGAGAATTAAAAACTTGGAGTGGTAATACCACCGAGGTTTTTTCTACCATTTCTTCTACGGAAGATTACAAGCCTACCATTTTAGGCAGCATTCCTGACATGGGCGAACCAGAAGCCATGGCGGCCCTAGATGCTGCAATGGGAGCTTATGGCAGAGGTCAAGGTATTTGGCCGACCATGCACGTGAAGGACCGTATTGAATGTATGGAGAATTTTGTCGGGCAGATGGAAACTAAGCGTGATAAAATTGTGAAGTTGTTGATGTGGGAAATCGGAAAGTCATTGCCCGATTCACAAAAAGAATTTGATCGTACCGTAGAGTATATTTATGATACCATAGAAGAGTATAAAGAATTGGATCGTAATTCGGCCAAATTTCAAAAGCACGATGGCGTTTATGCCCATATTAAAAGAGGTCCGTTAGGTGTCGTTCTCTGCTTAGGGCCCTATAATTATCCTTTAAATGAGACTTTTGCCCTTTTGATTCCCGCAATTATCATGGGTAATACCACGATTTTTAAGCCTGCCAAGCATGGGGTGCTTTTAATTACGCCACTGTTGGAAGCTTTTCAAAGCTCATTCCCCAAAGGGGTGGTGAATATCTTGTTCGGTAGGGGTAGAGCTGTGGCAGCACCTATTATGCAGACCGGTAAAGTTGATGTTCTGGCCTTAATAGGTAATAGTAAATCGGCCAACGCCTTACAAGAGCAACACCCCAAAAGCAATCGATTACGATTGGTACTGGGCTTAGAAGCGAAAAACCCCGCTATTATTTTACCGGATGCAGATTTGGATTTAACGATTGATGAATGTATTGCGGGTACCATGTCGTTCAACGGTCAGCGATGTACTGCTTTAAAGGTAATTTATGTTCATGAAGATATAAAAACGGAGTTCTTGAAACGCTATTCTAAAAAAGTAGACGACTTAAAATTTGGGAATCCGTGGGATGATGGGGTAAAATTGACCCCTTTACCTGAACCGAGCAAGCCAGCTTACATTCAAGAATTAATTGACGATGCGGTAGCTAAAGGAGCTAAAATTAAAAATAAAAAAGGGGGAGAACATTTCGACAATTACATTTGGCCGGCCGTACTTTATCCGGTAACCAAAGATATGCGGGTCTATCAAGAAGAGCAATTCGGCCCTATAGTGCCAGTACTTTCTTTTTCTGATATTGAAGAACCACTGAACGATATGGCCGAGAGTAACTATGGGCAACAAGTAAGTTTGTTCGGTAAAGATGTTTATACACTCTCACCTTTGATAGACACCTTAGTAAACTTGGTCTGTAGGGTTAATTTAAATAGCTCTTGCCAAAGAGGCCCCGATGTGTATCCGTTTACAGGAAGAAAAGATTCTGCTCAAGCAACCTTGAGCGTTCATGATGCCTTGCGTTCATTTTCTATTCGAACATTTGTCGCTTTTAAAGACAATGAGTTGAACAATGAGACCATTCAACAATTATTAGAGGCGAAATTATCAAATTTCGTTAGTACGGATTACATATTATAAAGAATTAATCTTCTAGTATACTTATCTACAACTCCACAGGACTATGGCCTGATGGAGTTTTTTTATGACGTGAAGTTTAGGAATCCCCTGTTGTTTTAAAAATATAGATATAGCGTCTTGAATATAAGCTAATTGATACCTAAAAGGTCCTCTAAAGTTAGACTTGTGTTAAATTTTAACACGTTATTATCCCTTGTATTGATATGGCTGGTAATATAGCATAGATATTGGATAAATACGTAAATCGATTTCTTATCCATGCATAGTACTTTTGTAGTGTAGAAATTAATAGTATTCCTGAGTTAAGTTTAATTGATGTTTCGGGAGTACACATTAACAGTACAAATACAAAGAATATGGAAACAAAGATATCTAACAAAAAAGCCCTGATTGCGTTGGCCGTAGGTGGCTTTGGCATAGGGTTGACCGAGTTCGTTATTATGGGTATTCTACCCGATGTGGCGAAAGGTCTTAACATAACAATTCCTGAGGCAGGTCACTTTATAGCGGCTTATGCCTTAGGTGTAGTAGTAGGTGCACCATTATTGACCAGATTCAGCTCAAAAATGGATTCTCGTATGATTCTATTATTACTGATGGGCTGGTTCACCTTATTTAACACTCTTTCCGGTTTTGCCACAAATTATAGCACATTATTGGTCACCCGATTTCTTTCTGGTCTGCCCCACGGTGCTTTCTTCGGAATAGGTGCGGTAGTGGCCGGTAAGTTGGCAAAAGAAGGTAAGGCGGCTCGAGCAATAGCGGTAATGTTTACAGGTTTAACAATTGCCAACGTGATTGGGGTACCGATTGGAACCTATATTGGGCACCATTACGATTGGAGTATTTCGTTTTTCATGGTCGGTATCGTCGGCGTGCTTGCAGTTTTAAGTGTGTTTTTGTGGATGCCTCAACTTGAATCTGAAAAGCCCAAACCGTATTCAAAAGAGAATAAAGGACTGAAAAATGGGGAACTTTGGGCAATGATATTACTAACAACTATAGGTACTGGAGGTTTCTTTGCCTGGTACAGTTATATCGCACCGTTAATCACTGATATTGCCGGTTGGGGTGAGTATATGGTTGGCTACGCAATGATACTAGCAGGCTTAGGTATGGTCTTTGGCAACTTTATTGGGGCAAAAATGGCTGAAATATTTTCTCCTATTAAGGCTGTAGCAATAAGTCTATCGATAATGGTCATTCTATTGTTAATCAATTCAGTACTTGCATTTAACCCGTATATTGTATTGGGTATGACATTTTTTGTGGGTATGGCGGCCTTTACGGTTTCAACTCCGATACAAATGGCTATTATCAATACCTCAAAAGGCAACGAAATGTTAGGTTCTTCTATGAATCAAAGTGCTTTTAATATGGGTAATGCCTCAGGGGCCTATTTGGCCGGTTTGCCTATGACCTTTGGGTTTAGTGTGGTCTATGCGGGCGTCGTTGGAGCATTTCTTGCGGGCATGGGAGTATTAATGGCAGTAGGTATAATAGTGTACAGAAGACATAAAGCTGGATATAGCTTCAGGAAGATGGCCTTCAACAATTAAACTGTTACCATAGAATAAAATATATTAACCCCAAGTTCTAAAAGAGCTTCGGGTTTTTGTGGTTTATAGGTGGTTGTCAAAATGGATTATATATTCTTTTTAGAAGAACTATTTACAATTTCTGATAGGGTGTCGAATAATTCGTCAGGATTAAATGGTTTACTTATCAGTCCATTAATACCATAATCAATTAAATCATTTTTTACTGATGCTCTGGTCGATGCAGAAAGCGCATAAATTGGCATAGTTTGATTATGCAGATTGTCTGAGGCTCTAATTGCCATACTGGCATCATAACCATTCATGATTGGCATTTGCAAATCCATAAGAATAAGGTCATATTCTTTTTGAAAGGCTTTTTTAACGGCTATTTTACCATTCATGGCAACATCATATTCTACTCCCCACTTTTTTAGAAATTTTTCAACTACAAGTAGATTGATTCTATTGTCGTCTACCACAAGAATTTTTCGACCACGTAAACCTGAATGCTCAATCGAAATTTTTTCATGAATATCATCCTCAAAAATAGAGGCAATTGGGTTTCCTTTTTTCAGGTCAATAGAAAAACTAAAGGACGAGCCAACTTGATAGGTACTTTCTACTTTAAGGGTAGTACCCATCATTTCCAATAATCTTTGGCAAATTGCAAGACCTAAGCCGGTACCCCCATATAGTCTTGTTGTGCTTGGGTTTGCTTGAGCGAACGAATCGAATATCTTATCTATTTTATCACTTTGTATACCGATACCTGAATCTATGACCGTAAATAATAGATTAGAATTATCTTCGGTTTCGGTAACTACTTTTACGTCTAACAGCACTATACCTTCTTCGGTAAATTTTATGGCATTACTGACCAAATTGGTCAAAACCTGTGACAATCGTGTACTATCACCAATTAACGTGTCTTGTAAAAGAGCATCTTTCTTAATTTTAAATCGAATTCCCTTTTTTAAAGCTTTATTACTAAAAATACTTTCTACGGTAGTCAAAACTTGTTTTAAGCTGAAACTGGCTTCTTCTAATTCTAAAGAACCAGAAGCTATTTTATTGTAATCTAAAATGTCATTTACCACCCCCAGTAAATGTTCCGACGAATATTTTAAAGTGCTCAAATTCTCAATTTGTTCTTTTCTAGGGTTTTCAATTAGAAGGAGATGGGCAATACCGATTACAGCGTTCAAAGGCGTTCTTATTTCATGAGACATGGTCGATAAAAACTCTCCCTTCGCTTTATTTGCCTTAACCTCTTTTTCTCTGGCTCTTATCAATTGAAGCTCGGTTCGCTTTAAGTTTGTAATGTTCACAATGGTACCTATATAACCTTCAATTGTTCCCTTCGATGATTTTATGCTTTTTATGGTAAAATCTAACCAAACTCGTTTACCGTCTTTATCTAAAGATTCTAGAGTTTTACTAAAGTTGTTCGATTCTGGGTTCTCGATGTCTAATAGGTTAATGAAAGATTTACCTTTAGTATTTACCAAAAACTGGCCGAGAGGCTTGCCCAAGGTTTCAGTAACAGGTCTACCGGTTAGTTCTTCCCAGGCCGAATTTAGGTATGACCAATTGCCTTTTAGGTCAATTTCGAAAATAACATCCTTAATATTGCCCGCAACTTTTGTTAATTGACCGGTAACTTTCTTTACACTATTTTTTAACTCCAAATTTCTTAGAAATAACTCTTTGGAGCTTTCTTCTAAAATGGTCTCAGCATGTTGTATGTCAGCGTCTAACTTTCTATAGCTTTGATTCACCATTTCAAGAAAAGGAGCAATCTGATCTAAATCATTTTGATTTAGACCTGATTTCTTTAACTGTCTCTGTAATTTTCTATGGTACTTCATATTTCAGAAAATGTTGTAATACACATGGTCAGGTTATGTAGAGAGGTCTTCGAAAAACCAAAAAAGGGAGATATTTCTCCGTAAGAATAAAATCCTATGGTTTCAGTATTTTTAGGAAACTGGTCGGTCACTGCCTCAATTTCTTCAGATACTAATTCGCCCATAACCTTTCTTCTTCCTGAACAACTGATTAATATGGCTAATTGATGGTTGTGATTACTCTGTTCCGCAATAATTTTTGCGGAATTTTCGGCACCATTGATGAGTCGGTCTATATTTCCCTTCATGAGACGCACGTAGGATCCAATGGGAATATCTTCTGACATTATTAAGCTCTGCTCTTCTTCATCTATAGCTAAGAGCGCGCGCATGACTGGGTTGGAGTGGTCTTCATTGCGGACTTTCATTGGATAATTGAAACCATCATCACCAATGTTTTCCAAAACTTTTGGATCTACGTGATTTTGATAGAAATGAAGAGCTGGTTGCTCATCGATTTCAAGTATGCGATTCTCTTTTGATTTAGTGACCAAACATTCAACACCGTAACTGTCCCATCCACCTTGAGCATTATAACTCACTTGTAACGAATCTCCATACATGGCGAGAGCAATTACACAATTTTGTTTTATTATACCATTATCGATAATAAAATTGGAATCTGTAAATGAATTTCTACTGGCCAGGCCACCTGTTACGCTAATACTTGGTTTAAGCTGATTATTCATGCCTTTCAGTAGATTGGCAGCCCTCAAAGTTTGTGCGTCAGAAAGTAGAAATATATGTTCTAAATTTTCTTGATCTATTTTTTTGGCAAATATCTCTCCTGAAGAATAACCGGTAGATGAGTCAGAAGATAGGTTGCCGGAATAGAGTTTGAGTTTGGTTTTATGAA
This window harbors:
- a CDS encoding PAS domain S-box-containing protein, with translation MKYHRKLQRQLKKSGLNQNDLDQIAPFLEMVNQSYRKLDADIQHAETILEESSKELFLRNLELKNSVKKVTGQLTKVAGNIKDVIFEIDLKGNWSYLNSAWEELTGRPVTETLGKPLGQFLVNTKGKSFINLLDIENPESNNFSKTLESLDKDGKRVWLDFTIKSIKSSKGTIEGYIGTIVNITNLKRTELQLIRAREKEVKANKAKGEFLSTMSHEIRTPLNAVIGIAHLLLIENPRKEQIENLSTLKYSSEHLLGVVNDILDYNKIASGSLELEEASFSLKQVLTTVESIFSNKALKKGIRFKIKKDALLQDTLIGDSTRLSQVLTNLVSNAIKFTEEGIVLLDVKVVTETEDNSNLLFTVIDSGIGIQSDKIDKIFDSFAQANPSTTRLYGGTGLGLAICQRLLEMMGTTLKVESTYQVGSSFSFSIDLKKGNPIASIFEDDIHEKISIEHSGLRGRKILVVDDNRINLLVVEKFLKKWGVEYDVAMNGKIAVKKAFQKEYDLILMDLQMPIMNGYDASMAIRASDNLHNQTMPIYALSASTRASVKNDLIDYGINGLISKPFNPDELFDTLSEIVNSSSKKNI
- a CDS encoding glyceraldehyde-3-phosphate dehydrogenase (NADP+), which encodes MNSIPEEFQINEFIEQKKYLINGELKTWSGNTTEVFSTISSTEDYKPTILGSIPDMGEPEAMAALDAAMGAYGRGQGIWPTMHVKDRIECMENFVGQMETKRDKIVKLLMWEIGKSLPDSQKEFDRTVEYIYDTIEEYKELDRNSAKFQKHDGVYAHIKRGPLGVVLCLGPYNYPLNETFALLIPAIIMGNTTIFKPAKHGVLLITPLLEAFQSSFPKGVVNILFGRGRAVAAPIMQTGKVDVLALIGNSKSANALQEQHPKSNRLRLVLGLEAKNPAIILPDADLDLTIDECIAGTMSFNGQRCTALKVIYVHEDIKTEFLKRYSKKVDDLKFGNPWDDGVKLTPLPEPSKPAYIQELIDDAVAKGAKIKNKKGGEHFDNYIWPAVLYPVTKDMRVYQEEQFGPIVPVLSFSDIEEPLNDMAESNYGQQVSLFGKDVYTLSPLIDTLVNLVCRVNLNSSCQRGPDVYPFTGRKDSAQATLSVHDALRSFSIRTFVAFKDNELNNETIQQLLEAKLSNFVSTDYIL
- a CDS encoding putative O-methyltransferase YrrM, coding for MVDSNILDIPKSYEAMVLKSKEIGFTMPSDIYIGAFLKTLVASKPDGDFLELGTGIGLSLAWMLDGMNAESHLTSVDNDENLITIAKEYFGSDARLKLICADGTQWIKNNSDRKFDLIFADAWPGKYSEIDEILGMVNIGGFYIVDDMITQPNWPDGHHENVSRLVDYLEKKENFTLTKMNWSTGLIIAVRYK
- a CDS encoding acetolactate synthase small subunit, coding for MKKQWFTISVYSENNVGLLNRISGIFLKRHINIESLNVSKSEIDGVSKFTIVVNTTDKWVRNIVGQIEKQIEVIKAFYHTDEETIYQESALFKIASNLLFDERRIQNIIKDNNSQIVTVARDFFVIAKSGRRNEIDDMYEQLKPFGIMQFVRSGRISVSKEEMQITALLQEFYEEV
- a CDS encoding DHA1 family arabinose polymer transporter-like MFS transporter yields the protein METKISNKKALIALAVGGFGIGLTEFVIMGILPDVAKGLNITIPEAGHFIAAYALGVVVGAPLLTRFSSKMDSRMILLLLMGWFTLFNTLSGFATNYSTLLVTRFLSGLPHGAFFGIGAVVAGKLAKEGKAARAIAVMFTGLTIANVIGVPIGTYIGHHYDWSISFFMVGIVGVLAVLSVFLWMPQLESEKPKPYSKENKGLKNGELWAMILLTTIGTGGFFAWYSYIAPLITDIAGWGEYMVGYAMILAGLGMVFGNFIGAKMAEIFSPIKAVAISLSIMVILLLINSVLAFNPYIVLGMTFFVGMAAFTVSTPIQMAIINTSKGNEMLGSSMNQSAFNMGNASGAYLAGLPMTFGFSVVYAGVVGAFLAGMGVLMAVGIIVYRRHKAGYSFRKMAFNN
- a CDS encoding L-threonine ammonia-lyase encodes the protein MSYFPNIADIRSAAEIIGQVATQTPLTTSIRLSNVYGANVLLKREDLHRVRSYKIRGAFNKISSLTEKERKNGIVCASAGNHAQGVAFACHHLGIQGTIYMPSVTPKQKIEQTKMFGGQWVDAVLVGDTFDDSFNSAMQFCTANQKTFIHPFDDPKVIEGQGTVGLELLQQFQKPIDYIFVAVGGGGLASGLIAVFKQLAPQAKIIGVEPEGAPSMKTSMEKGLNTKLSAIDKFIDGAAVQKVGDLTFEICKNGLADMLTVPEGKVCQVILDLYNRDAIVVEPAGALTIAALDNFAQEIQGKNVVCILSGSNNDITRTAEIKERALLYAELKHYFIVRFPQRPGALKQFVAEILGPEDDITHFEYSKKSSRENAPAIVGIELKRPEDLSPLIERMKANNFYGDYLNDKPDLFQYLI
- a CDS encoding ketol-acid reductoisomerase, which translates into the protein MANYFNTLSLRDQLTQLGKCRFMEASEFSDGVSALKGKKIVIVGCGAQGLNQGLNMRDSGLDISYTLREGAIKEKRQSFINATENGFNVGTYEELVPSADLVINLTPDKQHTSVIKAVMPSMKKGATLSYSHGFNIVEEGMKIREDLTVIMVAPKCPGSEVREEYKRGFGVPTLIAVHPDNDPQGKGLEQAKAYAVATGGHRAGVLESSFVAEVKSDLMGEQTILCGLLQTGSILCFDKMIEKGVDAGYASKLIQYGWETITEGMKYGGITNMMDRLSNPAKIKAFELSEELKEIMRPLFQKHMDDIMTGHFSKTMMEDWANDDKNLLGWRAETGETSFEKTPAGDMEISEQEFYDNGVLMIAMVRAGVELAYESMTESGIIGESAYYESLHETPLIANTIARKKLFEMNRVISDTAEYGCYLFDHACKPLLADFMKKIDTDVIGISYAEGKGLGVDNAKLIAVNKVLREHPVEVVGSRLRASMTAMKPIV